From Halobacillus sp. Marseille-Q1614, the proteins below share one genomic window:
- the hemA gene encoding glutamyl-tRNA reductase — protein MHVLAIGLNYKTAPVEIREKLTFSEDRLVEAMQNLNNQKSVLENVIISTCNRTEIYAVVDQLHTGRYYIKQFLAEWFQISKEEFSPFLSISEGDGAMEHLFRVTSGLDSMVLGETQILGQIKQAFQTAQQASTTGTIFNQLFKQAVTLAKKAHKDTGIGENAVSVSYAAVELARKIFGDLVHKHVVIIGAGKMGELAAKNLHGSGVKQVTVINRTHEKAKVVADQFQGQARTMDDLEDVLTEADIVISSTGSSDYVISRSQMEPVHKKRKGKPLFFVDIAVPRDLDPGMEDLESVFLYDIDDLQGIVDANLAVRKQAAEEIEIMIEAEIVEFKEWLQTIGVVPVISALRAKALGIQAETMQSIERKMPNLTEREKKVLRKHTKSIINQMLKEPILQAKELSAKPDAEESLRLFTQIFGIEEEVEKELDEQEKKNIKSQAPESSESFSLPALHKIVNS, from the coding sequence AAAAAGTGTTCTCGAAAACGTCATCATCTCTACGTGTAACCGTACGGAAATTTATGCAGTGGTCGATCAGCTTCACACCGGCCGTTACTATATTAAACAGTTTCTGGCAGAGTGGTTTCAAATCAGCAAAGAAGAGTTTTCTCCTTTTCTCTCTATTTCAGAGGGAGATGGAGCGATGGAGCACTTGTTTAGAGTAACTTCAGGGCTTGACTCCATGGTTCTTGGAGAGACACAAATTCTTGGGCAGATAAAACAGGCTTTTCAAACCGCTCAACAAGCCTCGACGACAGGCACCATATTTAACCAGCTGTTTAAACAGGCAGTTACTTTAGCTAAGAAAGCTCATAAAGATACAGGAATCGGGGAAAATGCGGTTTCTGTAAGCTATGCAGCTGTGGAACTTGCCAGAAAAATATTCGGTGACTTAGTTCATAAACATGTCGTCATTATCGGTGCGGGCAAAATGGGAGAATTAGCAGCCAAGAATTTACACGGGTCAGGTGTCAAGCAAGTTACTGTCATTAACCGGACACATGAAAAAGCGAAAGTCGTCGCAGACCAGTTTCAGGGACAGGCCCGCACGATGGACGACCTTGAAGATGTCCTGACAGAAGCTGACATCGTCATAAGCTCAACTGGTTCTTCTGATTACGTGATCTCAAGAAGCCAAATGGAGCCTGTGCATAAAAAACGAAAAGGGAAACCCCTCTTCTTCGTAGATATTGCCGTTCCTAGAGATTTAGACCCGGGAATGGAAGATTTAGAAAGTGTATTTTTGTACGATATTGATGACTTGCAGGGAATTGTCGATGCTAATTTAGCTGTGCGTAAGCAGGCTGCAGAAGAAATTGAGATTATGATTGAAGCTGAAATCGTGGAGTTTAAAGAATGGCTTCAGACGATTGGTGTCGTTCCGGTTATTTCTGCACTAAGAGCAAAGGCTTTGGGGATTCAGGCGGAAACGATGCAGAGCATCGAGCGGAAAATGCCTAACTTAACGGAGCGTGAAAAGAAAGTGCTTCGTAAACACACAAAGAGCATTATTAACCAAATGCTGAAAGAACCAATTCTTCAAGCCAAGGAATTAAGTGCCAAGCCGGATGCCGAAGAATCATTGCGTCTCTTCACTCAAATTTTTGGCATCGAAGAAGAAGTGGAAAAGGAACTTGATGAGCAAGAGAAAAAAAACATAAAATCACAAGCTCCTGAATCAAGTGAAAGCTTTTCCCTCCCAGCACTTCACAAGATTGTGAATTCATAA